The sequence below is a genomic window from Lelliottia sp. JS-SCA-14.
GAATCGAGGAAGCACGCCGCCAGACGGCCCAGACCACCGTTGCCTAAGCCAGGGTCGTTCTCTTCATCGATCAGCTCTTCTAAATCTAACCCCATCTCTTCCAGTGCGTTTTTGACATCGTCGTAAATCCCGAGCGATAACAGCGCGTTGGAAAGGGTGCGGCCAATCAAAAACTCCATCGACAGGTAGTAAACCTGACGCGTTTCCTGCGACAGCTGGGCGCGGTTCGAGCGCAGCCAGCGTTCAACCAGACGGTCACGCACGGCAAACAGCGTGGCGTTCAGCCACTCGTGCTTGTTGGCGATCACCGGATCTTTCCCGATGGTAAACATCAGCTTATAGGCGATGGAGTGCTTTAGCGCCTCTACGCTGAGTGTCGGGGATGCATAACTAAAAGGTGCATTCATATCAGTGACTCCGCCTTATGACATCAAGCGTTGATAAAGATCGCGGTACGACTGCGCCGCAACGTGCCAACTAAAGTCCATCGCCATCGCCTGACGTTGCACGAAACGCCACAAAGAGGGACGCGACCACAGAACAAATGCCCGCCGAATCGCCCGCAGCAGCGACCAGGCATTGCTGTCTTCAAAGGCAAACCCGGTGGCGATACCGTCGGCCAGATTCTCCAGCGACGTATCCGACACCGTATCCGCCAGCCCGCCGGTGCGACGCACCAGCGGCAGCGTGCCGTATTTAAGTCCATACAGCTGGGTTAAGCCGCACGGCTCAAAGCGGCTCGGGACCAGGATGACGTCCGCGCCGCCCATAATTCGGTGCGAGAACGCTTCGTGATACCCAATCTGCACGCCAACCTGGCCTGGATGCTCAGCGGCGGCGGCAAGGAAACCTTCCTGCAACACCGGATCGCCCGCGCCCAACAGCGCCAGCTGGCCGCCCTGCTCGAGCAGGCCCGGCAGCGCTTCCAGCACCAGATCCAGCCCTTTCTGGCTGGTCAGGCGGCTGACCACGGCAAACAGCGGCACTTTGTCGTTCACCTTCAGCCCCATCGCAATCTGCAGCTGACGTTTGTTCTCGGCTTTGTCTTCCACCGAATCACGGCTGTAGCGCGAGGCCAGCAAAAGGTCCGTTTCCGGACTCCAGATTTTTTCGTCCACGCCGTTGAGAATGCCCGACAGGCGTCCTTCCCGATGGCGCTGGCGCAGCAGCCCTTCCATGCCGTAGCCAAACTCCGGCTCGGTGATTTCGCGCGCGTAAGTCGGGCTGACCGCCGTGATGTGATCGGCGTAGTACAGCCCCGCCTTCAGGAACGAAATCTGGCCGTTAAACTCCAGCCCGTGCATGTTATAGAACGACCATGGCAGATCGATGTCATTCATATGATGGGCGTAGTACATGCCCTGATACGCCAGGTTGTGCACCGTAAACACCGACTTTGCCGGGTGGCCGCGCGCCGCCAGATAGGCAGGTGCCAGCCCGGCGTGCCAGTCGTGCGCATGCACGATCTCCGGGCGCCAGAACGGGTCAAGCCCGACCGCCATCTCCGCCCCCACCCAGCCGAGCAGGGCAAAACGCAGCACGTTGTCGGTATAGGCGAATAAGTTCGTATCGTGGTACGGGCTCCCC
It includes:
- the glgA gene encoding glycogen synthase GlgA; amino-acid sequence: MQVLHVCSEMFPLLKTGGLADVLGALPAAQIAEGIDTRVLLPAFPDLRRGIPDAQVVTRRDTFAGRITLLFGHYNGVGVYLIDAPHLYDRPGSPYHDTNLFAYTDNVLRFALLGWVGAEMAVGLDPFWRPEIVHAHDWHAGLAPAYLAARGHPAKSVFTVHNLAYQGMYYAHHMNDIDLPWSFYNMHGLEFNGQISFLKAGLYYADHITAVSPTYAREITEPEFGYGMEGLLRQRHREGRLSGILNGVDEKIWSPETDLLLASRYSRDSVEDKAENKRQLQIAMGLKVNDKVPLFAVVSRLTSQKGLDLVLEALPGLLEQGGQLALLGAGDPVLQEGFLAAAAEHPGQVGVQIGYHEAFSHRIMGGADVILVPSRFEPCGLTQLYGLKYGTLPLVRRTGGLADTVSDTSLENLADGIATGFAFEDSNAWSLLRAIRRAFVLWSRPSLWRFVQRQAMAMDFSWHVAAQSYRDLYQRLMS